The window TGGTTGGTTTCGACCTTGATGCCCGTAGCGCCGATGTCCTTGTTGGCGATCAGCATGGATTTCACCTTGCTGGTGATCCAGGTGTCGGAAACCGCCTGCTCGGTCTTCTGAACCGTATCGTTCGCGGCCAGCGTCGTCGGCTGGGCGAACACCGAGTTGGCGAACGAGAAGCTGAGGGCGGTTGCGGTGGCGGCGGCAAGGGCCAGTTTGCTGAAGCGATGTTTCATGGCGGTCTCTCCTGATGGGTGAAGACTGCTGCCTCCTCCTGGCGGCAGTTGCATCAGTAGTCTCGCAAGCCCTGTGCCAGCCTTGCTTAGCCATGAAAATACAAATAAATCAGGCAGTTATAAAATTAAACGCTATGCAGATTGCACAGTCGCTCCGGCGTCACCATGCAATTTGCATCGCCGCGCTCAAGCGCTTTTGCCGAGATTGGCCAGAACGGCCTCCAACTGCACGACCTCGCTCATTTGCTCGAATGCCGGGTAGCGCTGGCGAATGAAAGCGAGCAACTGGCGAGCCGGCTCGACCTGTCCAAGCTCCTCGGAAAAACCCCGCGCCGCCAGCAGATAGGCCCGG of the Pseudomonas sp. PSE14 genome contains:
- a CDS encoding BON domain-containing protein; the encoded protein is MKHRFSKLALAAATATALSFSFANSVFAQPTTLAANDTVQKTEQAVSDTWITSKVKSMLIANKDIGATGIKVETNQGVVSLSGNVKTDAERQLAIKTAQDTKGVKAVSADGLKSTD